The following proteins come from a genomic window of Candidatus Binatia bacterium:
- a CDS encoding type II toxin-antitoxin system VapC family toxin → MDTATFLWAVSDAPEFSDDAREIFADPDNEIFLSSVSAWEIAVKYALGRLPLPEPPGRFVPLQRKQHGIDPLQLDEEAAL, encoded by the coding sequence TTCCTGTGGGCGGTCAGTGACGCGCCCGAGTTTTCGGACGACGCGCGCGAAATATTCGCGGATCCAGACAACGAAATCTTCCTGAGTTCAGTCTCCGCGTGGGAGATCGCTGTAAAATATGCTTTGGGCAGGCTGCCTCTGCCGGAACCTCCGGGACGTTTCGTTCCGCTCCAGCGCAAGCAACATGGCATCGATCCGTTGCAGCTCGATGAAGAAGCCGCTCTG